The candidate division WOR-3 bacterium genome segment GCTTCGAGGCCGACTTCGGTGCGCGGCCGGTTGACCTGTCTGAGTTCGCCAAGACCTTGAACTATCTCGTCAGCCTGTGCCGGCGCACGTCCGACCGGGCGCCGCGCGGGGTCCTGATTCTGTCTTTGGCTGAAACCCTCGGTCTTGAACCCGAACATCTATACCTGGGCGCGCTGACCGAATCAAGTCTTCCTTCCCGTTATCCAGTTGACCCGCTGTTGCCAGACTCGGTCAGGCGCGAGCTGGGCATGCCTGATATGAACTGGCACTTGGACCGCGAACGGTTTCACTTTGAACGAGCACGCCGAAGCAGTCAGACTTCGCCTTGGCTCAGCTACCACTCAGGAGCGGAAGGAAAGCTTGTTCTGCCCACACCCTTCCTCGAGCAGGAACCGGTTCAGGCCAAACCCGCCCCGGGGCTGTTTTCGCCTGCCGAGGAACAGCGCTACAATGGTTCCGAATCGGCAATCGTCCTGCCCGAGACCGTCCGACCGGTTGACTTCAGCAGCGACAAGGAAGTGCTTGCCACACTCGAGTCCAGGTTCGGTCCAAGCCGACACTTGAGCGTTACTCGGCTTGAGAAATATCGGGCCTGCCCATACTGCTTCTACGTGAGCGAAGTCCTCGGACTAGAACCGGTCGAGCCGCCGAAACTGAGTATCGAACCGCAGCAATGGGGACTCATCGTACACCGGGCCCTGGCCCGGCTGTACAAAGAAGGCCTGGTTCCTCTCGACAAGCTCAAGTCCAGCGCTCTGGCCAGCCTGGATGCGGTCATCGGCGAGTTCGGGCTCAACCGGTTCTGGACCGAGGTTACCCGCCGCCTGTTCGAGAACAGCATTGACGACATCGTCAAGTGCGAGGTTGGCTTGCGTGCTGAAGGATTCGAGCCGGCAGGCGTTGAGGTAACGCTACGTGGCGAGGCGGGCCCTGGAGTATTGGTCAAGGGTCGGCTTGATCGTTATGACTCTGACGGCAAACGATTACTGGTCCTTGACTACAAGACCGGCAGTTCCGGTGCGGTGAAACCACACGAAGTGATTGAGGACAGGACCCATCTTCAGCTCCCGGTCTACTGCCACCTGCTGAACACCGACCACAAGGACAAGACAATTGCCAATATGGGCATCTATTCCACGAGAGAGGCCAGGATTTACTGGCTGGCCGGAGACAAAGCCTCGGTCGAGGAACTCATCAGCGCTGCGCTTGCCAATGCGGTCGAAATCGCCCATCTTATCCGTGCCGGAAGCTTCCCCGCTCAACCGGCTGACATGAAAGAGGGGTGCAAAGATTGCCCCAATGCGTTTCTATGCGGTGAGTCTGCGTCGAAGAGAGACCGGGACTAGCAATGCTGAAGAGCCTCATAGTTGCGGCACCGGCCGGCTCGGGCAAGACTGAGGAACTGAGCAAGCGATACATCGAACTGCTCAAGAACGGTGTGGAACCGCAACGCATTCTTACCCTGACCTTCACTGACAAAGCCGCGGCCGAAATGAAGGACCGGATACTGAAGAGGCTGCGCGAGAAGCCAGAATATGGCGAGTTGTACCGCAAGGTCCGAGAGAACATTCTCCGACTGCGTATCTCCACCATTCATTCTTTCTGCCTCGGACTCCTGCGCCGGTTCGCACCTCACGTCGGACTAGACCCGGCACTCGAACCACTCGACGAGGCAGGTTCGGATGAGCTGTGGAACCAGGCGCTGTACGAGACCCTTGCCAGCATCGCGGCCGATCCGGACACCGAGGACTATCGCACCCTGATGGACCTGGTCGCCGCGAAGAAAAAGCAGGCGTGGGATGACCTGACGAAGCTGTTCGCAACCCTGTACAAGAAGCGCGTCGCGGTCGAGCGTGCCCGCGTCGAGCCGACGGCAGAAGACGACTATCACGCCCTACGTGCAGAACTGCTTGCCAGTCAGATTGGCCCTGGCAAGATTCCGAACTACCCCGGCCTTTTTCCGAAAGAGCTGTCAGCCGACACGGTTGACAGCATTTTGGCCCGACTGGATGAAAACCGCCTTGCCTTCTGCAACCAGGGTGGCGGCCCGATTCGCCGTGGCAAGGACAAGAAACTCGTCGCGTGGAACGAGCAGATGTACCGCTACTACAACACACTCAAGTCAATCAAGGACTACGCCGAGTTCGGCCGCATTCTCGACTTGTTCCAGCGCCGGTTTCTTGCCGCCTACGAGCACCGCAAACAGGAAGCCGGAGCCGTGGACTTCGTGGATATGGAGTACCGCGCCCTACAGATTATCTCCGAAGACGACCAATGGCAGAATATACTCCGCGCCTTCGACGAAGAAACAGACCACCTGCTTGTCGATGAGTTTCAGGACACCAGTTACCTACAATGGGCCATCATTGACAAGCTGACCGAAGAATGGCGCGCCGGCCGCGGGGCAAAAGCAGAGAAAGGAGTCGAACCGACCATCTTCATCGTCGGCGACGTGAAGCAATCCATCTACTTCTTCCGCGACGCCAAGGTCGAGGTATTCTCGGCAGTTGAGAACGACCTGCGTGCCAACCTGGGCAAGCGCCTCGAGAAGAAGACCATCGAGTACAACTATCGCAGTCTGCAGGCAATTGTGGACTTCACCAATGTGCTGTTCTCAAGATTGATGAGTCAGACTGGTCAGACAAGTCAGACTTCGACGCCCTGGCGCACGCCCTACGAACCGTTCAAGCGCGGCCGCAAGAACGATAAGCCGGGTCGAGTTGAGATACTGCTTGACCGCAGCGATGGGAACATGGACGTGCGGCGCCCCCTCGAAGCCGAGATGGTCTGCCGCCGCATCAATAGCCTGGTGGCTGGTCCTGAGCCGCTGACAATATACGAACGGCAGTCCAAGCCCGAGCTGCCTGAGATACCGCGTGTCTGCGGCTACGGAGACATCGCTATTCTGGTCCGCACCAACAAGCATCTGCACTTCCTCATTGACGCTTTGAACCGCCATCGCATTCCCTTTGTTGCGGTCGGTGGCGAAGGTTTCTATTCCGAACCCGAGGTCTGTCATGTCAAGAGCCTGCTTGCCTTTCTTGCTGACCCGGCCGACAACAACGCGCTCTACGCGCTGTTGCGGGGACCGCTTTTCTTGCTGCCCGAACGCGACATTCTGCTCGCCAATGCCGAGCCGGGTTCTTCTCTGTGGGAACGCCTTCAAGCATACGCTCAGAGAAATCCGGAAATCACATCGGTCGCTGCCGCACTCCGAAGCTGGCTTGGCCGGGTCAACTACGACAACCTCTCGACTATCATTGAACACGTGCTGACCGAACGCCGGGCTTGGACTTACTTCTGGGAAGAGCAGCGGGTGGCAAACATCCGCAAGTTCCTCCGCATTGTCGAACAATTCGAGCTGGAGGGACGACATCCGCTACGCATCGCCGAGTACTTCGAGGCCGCGCCGGAAGAGAAACGTGCCGACGTTAGCGTCGAGACTGGCAAAGCGGTTCAAATAATGACCGTTCACAAAGCCAAGGGTCTCCAGTTCCCCGTTGTCTTCTACACCGAGTGCGACAACTCTCTGGCGAATCGGAATGACAGACCGCTGTTCATCGAGGAACGTGGGCCAACGGAGGCGTGGGCCTCATACATCACCGACGCCGGCGCACGCAAAGAGAACAGGTTCTGGAGCGAATACTTCGAGAAGGAAGCTGAAGAGGAAAAGCGCGTGTTCTATGTTGCTTGCACGCGGGCAACTGACGCGCTGTTCCTGACCGGGGTTTGGGGCAAACACGGCAGCAGTTCCACCCTGTCCTGGCTCGAAGAGCATCTCGGACTCGCCGAGACCAAGGACGGATTCTGCCTCACCGAGAAAATCCCCGGTGTATACTGCCTCACTGCACAGGATATCCCTGCGGCTAACCCACCGAAGCCAGAGAAAAAGACCAGGCCCAAGTCCTTCATCGGCCAGCTCTCACCTGAACCTCCGCCATCTACTCGCGCCGTAACCCGTAACCTCGCCATTGACTTCAAGGAGTTCGGCGAGGAAGCAGTCGGAACCGGCGAGATTCTCCACAAAGTGCTGGAAGCAATCTCAAAGGGTAGACTGACAACCGAAGTCCCACAGCTCACCGCCGAAATCCAGCGACTCCTTCGCCTCGACGGTCTTGACCCCTCCCTGCACTCATCCATTCTGTCCACAGTGCAGGACCTGGAGCGTAACGAGTCGATCTGGAACATAGTGAAACCCCAGGCGAGGTCCGAGGCCGAACTGCCGGCCATGTACTGCGACGAGTCTGGCACGGTCTGGACCGCACGCATAGACCGTGTCATTGTCACCGAAGACGAGGTACGTATTTACGACTACAAGACATACTCAGTGGAAAAGAAGGAGATTCCCAGACTGGCCCGAGAGTACTACGAGGGTCAGCTTCGCTACTATGCCGAGGCCTGCCGCAAGCTGTATCCTGGGAAGAAGGTACGCACCTTCCTAATCTTCACCGCCCTGCCTCAGGTCGTCGA includes the following:
- a CDS encoding UvrD-helicase domain-containing protein; translated protein: MLKSLIVAAPAGSGKTEELSKRYIELLKNGVEPQRILTLTFTDKAAAEMKDRILKRLREKPEYGELYRKVRENILRLRISTIHSFCLGLLRRFAPHVGLDPALEPLDEAGSDELWNQALYETLASIAADPDTEDYRTLMDLVAAKKKQAWDDLTKLFATLYKKRVAVERARVEPTAEDDYHALRAELLASQIGPGKIPNYPGLFPKELSADTVDSILARLDENRLAFCNQGGGPIRRGKDKKLVAWNEQMYRYYNTLKSIKDYAEFGRILDLFQRRFLAAYEHRKQEAGAVDFVDMEYRALQIISEDDQWQNILRAFDEETDHLLVDEFQDTSYLQWAIIDKLTEEWRAGRGAKAEKGVEPTIFIVGDVKQSIYFFRDAKVEVFSAVENDLRANLGKRLEKKTIEYNYRSLQAIVDFTNVLFSRLMSQTGQTSQTSTPWRTPYEPFKRGRKNDKPGRVEILLDRSDGNMDVRRPLEAEMVCRRINSLVAGPEPLTIYERQSKPELPEIPRVCGYGDIAILVRTNKHLHFLIDALNRHRIPFVAVGGEGFYSEPEVCHVKSLLAFLADPADNNALYALLRGPLFLLPERDILLANAEPGSSLWERLQAYAQRNPEITSVAAALRSWLGRVNYDNLSTIIEHVLTERRAWTYFWEEQRVANIRKFLRIVEQFELEGRHPLRIAEYFEAAPEEKRADVSVETGKAVQIMTVHKAKGLQFPVVFYTECDNSLANRNDRPLFIEERGPTEAWASYITDAGARKENRFWSEYFEKEAEEEKRVFYVACTRATDALFLTGVWGKHGSSSTLSWLEEHLGLAETKDGFCLTEKIPGVYCLTAQDIPAANPPKPEKKTRPKSFIGQLSPEPPPSTRAVTRNLAIDFKEFGEEAVGTGEILHKVLEAISKGRLTTEVPQLTAEIQRLLRLDGLDPSLHSSILSTVQDLERNESIWNIVKPQARSEAELPAMYCDESGTVWTARIDRVIVTEDEVRIYDYKTYSVEKKEIPRLAREYYEGQLRYYAEACRKLYPGKKVRTFLIFTALPQVVETGLPDA